The proteins below come from a single Antennarius striatus isolate MH-2024 chromosome 18, ASM4005453v1, whole genome shotgun sequence genomic window:
- the LOC137612295 gene encoding protein zyg-11 homolog produces MDCEGPPALCDLCLDQVCCSLDALCSRRADGSMCLRRAPVFPQEISDQLLQKMATKGILNDVTVGIFRNSKELRLRRASIRSCPMSADAFLLAICPHRLQELDASWVSGDLTGANILSGLASNSECRSSLQRLSLNGTPLDWESLGEDVGFSSLQGLRALNLANTDLTDPVLEDICSLPHLEILDISCSAVSTLIPLLDCKNTLRSLIAHRLRKLEMSAARLLFVLSQLQALKHLDFSEDHISVDDFNGRDGDETMQRLLEGSPQVLPSLVSLDISGRKRITEAAIRAFVEARGGLVFLGLLATGVSPCDVLSSHKNLKVTGEANENQVCEALRTYRDRECFTREALIHLYNLVTDINQPRPELLKLVLSAMQSHPTSMHVHLVATACVFNLTTQDIAEAMSVSLLSSTVTQLLNTMKTFPKNQQVQKNCLLALCSDYILSDVPFDKYLAATLVINWLSRYEDPNLQRMAVAIVSLLVAKLSTEDAAQFATDVSIMKQLLSIVQQKAMVGGVDPTLKFAMSALWNLTDEMPAASRNFLDCQGLELYEEVLESYYGEPSIQQKILGLLNNIAEVEVLQGDLLEEDLVEHILALLQDSQVEVKVRYFAAGILAHLTSRPEAWTLGDGLRSTILKQLHASIITWTQLETEMVSYRSFHPFCPLLQTSQPPGVQLWAVWAIHLVCSQDTSHYSRMLEREGVTELLKALAAHPDTHRDIKRLSDSILCLIEEHQNRSGPPSNQTGARRR; encoded by the exons ATG GACTGTGAAGGGCCCCCCGCCCTGTGTGACCTGTGTTTGGATCAGGTGTGCTGCAGCCTGGACGCCCTGTGCAGCAGGAGAGCAGACGGGTCCATGTGTCTCAGACGGGCCCCCGTCTTCCCCCAGGAGATAAGCGACCAGTTACTGCAGAAGATGGCAACCAAAG gGATACTAAATGACGTCACTGTTGGGATTTTCCGAAACAGCAAAGAGCTCCGCTTGCGCCGAGCCTCCATTCGCTCTTGTCCGATGTCTGCGGATGCTTTTCTCCTGGCCATTTGCCCTCACCGGCTCCAGGAGCTAGATGCCTCTTGGGTTTCTGGGGACCTCACCGGTGCGAACATCCTCTCGGGCTTAGCCTCAAACTCCGAGTGCAGGTCCAGCTTGCAGAGACTGTCTCTGAACGGGACACCTTTGGACTGGGAGTCTTTAGGGGAGGACGTGGGCTTCAGCTCCTTGCAGGGCTTGCGGGCTCTCAACCTCGCCAACACAGACCTGACCGATCCTGTCCTGGAGGATATCTGCTCACTACCTCACCTGGAGATCCTGGATATTTCCTGCAGTGCCGTCTCAACGCTTATCCCTCTCCTTGACTGTAAGAACACTCTGAGGTCACTGATCGCCCACCGGCTGCGAAAACTGGAAATGTCAGCGGCCAGATTGCTTTTTGTCCTCAGCCAACTTCAAGCACTGAAGCATCTTGACTTTTCGGAGGACCATATCTCTGTGGATGACTTCAATGGAAGAGATGGGGACGAGACAATGCAGCGTCTTCTGGAGGGGAGTCCGCAGGTTCTCCCGTCCCTCGTTTCTCTAGATATCTCTGGTCGGAAGAGAATCACCGAAGCGGCAATCAGAGCGTTTGTGGAGGCCAGGGGGGGACTGGTGTTCTTGGGGCTGCTAGCTACTGGAGTTAGCCCCTGTGATGTCCTGTCTTCACataaaaacctaaaa GTTACCGGGGAAGCTAATGAGAACCAGGTGTGTGAGGCCCTGAGAACCTACAGAGACCGGGAGTGTTTTACACGGGAGGCCCTCATCCATCTCTACAATCTGGTCACTGACATCAACCAACCCCGACCAGAACTGCTTAAG CTGGTGTTGAGCGCCATGCAGAGCCACCCCACCTCTATGCACGTCCACCTGGTGGCCACGGCATGCGTCTTCAACCTGACCACTCAGGACATAGCGGAGGCCATGTCTGTCAGCCTGCTCAGCTCCACCGTCACGCAGCTGCTGAACACCATGAAGACATTCCCCAAAAACCAGCAG GTACAAAAGAACTGTCTCCTGGCACTCTGCAGTGACTACATCCTGTCAGATGTCCCTTTTGACAA GTATTTAGCAGCCACGCTGGTGATTAACTGGCTGAGCCGCTATGAGGATCCTAACCTTCAGAGGATGGCCGTGGCTATCGTCTCCCTTCTGGTCGCCAAG CTGTCCACAGAGGACGCCGCTCAGTTTGCCACAGACGTCTCTATCATGAAG CAGTTGCTGTCTATCGTGCAGCAGAAAGCCATGGTGGGAGGGGTGGACCCCACTCTGAAGTTCGCCATGAGTGCTCTGTGGAACCTGACAGATGAGATGCCCGCAGCCTCTCGGAATTTCCTTGATTGTCAGGGTCTGGAGCTATATGAGGAGGTTCTGGAG TCGTACTACGGCGAACCCTCCATTCAACAGAAGATTCTCGGCCTCTTG AACAACATAGCGGAGGTGGAGGTGTTGCAGGGggacctgctggaggaggaccTGGTGGAGCACATCCTCGCCCTGCTGCAGGACTCtcaggtggaggtgaaggtcCGTTACTTCGCAGCGGGAATCCTGgcccacctcacctccagaccgGAGGCCTGGACTCTGGGTGACGGGCTTCGCAGCACCATCCTGAAGCAGCTG CATGCTTCCATTATAACCTGGACCCAGTTAGAGACGGAAATGGTCTCCTACAG GTCGTTCCATCCGTTTTGCCCCCTACTTCAGACCAGTCAGCCTCCAGGAGTGCAGCTGTGGGCCGTCTGGGCTATTCATTTGGTCTGCAGTCAAGACA CTTCACATTACAGCCGCATGTTGGAGAGGGAGGGTGTGACTGAACTTTTAAAGGCTTTGGCTGCACATCCAGACACGCACCGCGACATCAAAAGACTGTCGGACAGCATCTTGTGTTTGATAGAAGAGCACCAGAATCGCTCAGGGCCCCCCAGCAACCAGACGGGGGCTCGCAGACGCTGA